From Vitis vinifera cultivar Pinot Noir 40024 chromosome 14, ASM3070453v1, a single genomic window includes:
- the LOC100249716 gene encoding uncharacterized protein LOC100249716: MGKKLDYLLGRSFKISKLKTLVNLAISRLAVLKNQRQVRCSHARTDVIQLLNLGHQEPALLRVEYVIKEQNMLDVFLMIEAYCHLLIERITLFQNKECPDELKEAVSSLIFATSRCGGFPELQQIREMFVSRFGKEFAARAAELQNNCGVNLKMIQRLSTRQASLESRLKVLTEIASENGITLSLEEDAALSTEEKQDVNQKQKRKQLESNESANLDNPELKDDNNDFPELINCGETLSESVKARKYRDVASAAQDAFKSAAYAAAAARAAVELSRAESWDQDPDYYSGSKHQRRIMSSSDGSSTSKLQVDTNAFLQDIEKSNDGLGFDMIHPTDNLSSESERDEMEDNLDRSHLQEMKECERKAGMERTLSGSSSDSDGGNLHGSQMSLNIPDWNEQSVKGTAFDGNDNQSEKPQVDTWLKHHDLGSGKKFSFPKNELSKGRQFNAVADEDFSDEDGNNLYYKPPTRILLKSQADSPAYSGEGKSTFESTYSSSSADESHSKHSHIGRKPASLRTRRIRRD, from the exons ATGGGGAAGAAACTTGATTACCTTCTTGGAAGatccttcaaaatctccaaacTCAAAACCCTTGTTAATCTTGCCATTTCTCGGCTTGCCGTCCTTAAGAACCAGCGCCAGGTTCGATGCTCCCATGCCCGGACTGATGTCATTCAGCTCCTCAACCTTGGTCACCAAGAACCTGCTCTTCTTCGC GTTGAGTATGTGATCAAGGAGCAGAACATGTTGGATGTATTTTTGATGATAGAAGCTTACTGCCATCTGCTGATCGAAAGGATCACGCTCTTTCAAAACAA GGAGTGCCCTGATGAGCTCAAGGAGGCCGTATCAAGCTTGATCTTTGCAACTTCAAGATGTGGAGGGTTCCCGGAGCTCCAACAGATTCGTGAGATGTTTGTGTCAAGATTTGGCAAAGAATTTGCTGCTCGCGCTGCTGAACTACAAAACAACTGTGGGGTGAATCTTAAG ATGATACAGAGGCTTTCAACCAGACAAGCAAGCTTGGAAAGTAGGTTGAAGGTGCTAACAGAAATTGCTTCTGAAAATGGAATCACTCTGTCTCTTGAGGAAGATGCTGCCCTGAGCACCGAG GAGAAACAAGATGTCAACCAGAAGCAGAAGCGGAAGCAGCTTGAGTCTAATGAATCAGCTAACTTAGACAATCCTGAACTCAAAGATGACAATAATGATTTCCCAGAACTGATAAACTGTGGAGAGACACTTTCTGAATCAGTGAAAGCACGAAAGTATAGGGATGTAGCATCTGCAGCTCAAGATGCTTTTAAATCAGCAGCCTATGCTGCAGCAGCTGCAAGGGCTGCTGTTGAACTCTCTCGAGCCGAATCATGGGACCAAGATCCTGATTATTATAGCGGTTCAAAGCACCAACGAAGAATCATGTCATCTTCTGATGGGTCCTCAACATCTAAACTTCAGGTTGATACGAATGCTTTCTTGCAGGATATCGAGAAATCAAATGATGGATTGGGTTTTGACATGATCCATCCTACTGACAATTTGAGTTCTGAATCAGAACGTGATGAGATGGAAGACAACCTCGACAGAAGTCATCTCCAAGAAATGAAAGAGTGTGAGAGGAAAGCAGGAATGGAAAGGACATTATCTGGTTCAAGTTCAGATTCAGACGGGGGCAATTTGCATGGGAGCCAAATGTCTTTGAATATACCAGACTGGAATGAGCAGTCGGTTAAGGGAACAGCATTTGATGGAAATGATAATCAATCTGAGAAGCCACAGGTCGATACCTGGTTGAAGCACCATGATTTGGGTTCTGGCAAGAAGTTTAGCTTCCCTAAAAATGAATTATCAAAGGGCAGACAGTTCAATGCAGTAGCAGATGAAGATTTTTCAGATGAGGATGGAAATAACCTCTATTATAAACCTCCAACAAGAATTCTACTAAAATCTCAAGCTGATTCCCCTGCATATTCTGGGGAAGGAAAATCTACATTTGAAAGTACATACAGCTCAAGCTCTGCAGATGAATCACATTCAAAACATTCACACATAGGCAGGAAGCCCGCTTCATTGAGGACTAGACGCATACGTAGAGACTGA
- the LOC100254839 gene encoding small ribosomal subunit protein cS23 — translation MMLSMAVQPNPNAALKSYTFPMSSNRNHRLMFKSSNALSLYSTRSASTNLRLRASPAPVVAVAVSEQSSAPQESLSASPLDVEKLGVVVKPMEKPRLVLKFIWMEKNIGVALDQAIPGHGTIPLSPYYFWPRKDAWEEIKVLLESKPWISQKQMIILLNQATDIINLWQQSGGNLA, via the exons ATGATGCTATCAATGGCGGTTCAACCTAATCCCAATGCCGCTCTCAAGTCCTATACATTCCCTATGAGTAGTAATAGGAATCACAGACTCATGTTCAAATCCTCTAATGCTTTGTCCTTATATTCCACTCGCTCCGCTTCCACAAATCTCAGACTCCGTGCTTCACCTGCTCCAGTTGTTGCTGTTGCTGTTTCTGAACAATCTTCCGCTCCGCAGGAGTCTCTCTCCGCCTCTCCACTAGATGTTGAg AAGCTAGGAGTTGTGGTGAAGCCAATGGAGAAACCAAGGCTGGTGTTGAAGTTCATATGGATGGAGAAGAACATTGGTGTTGCCCTCGATCAAGCAATTCCGGGCCATGGCACCATTCCTCTGAGTCCCTACTACTTTTGGCCTAGAAAGGATGCTTGGGAAGAGATCAAGGTCTTACTGGAGAGCAAGCCTTGGATATCTCAGAAGCAGATGATTATTCTTCTTAACCAAGCAACTGATATTATCAATTTGTGGCAGCAGAGTGGCGGCAACCTGGCTTGA